The DNA sequence CACGCTGCGCGTCAACCTGCTCACCGATCCGCTGGGCACCGGCAGCGACGGCGAACCGGTGTATCTGCGCGACATCTGGCCCACCACCGACGAGATCGCCGCCGTGGTCGACGACAACTTGCAGGCCGAGATGTTCACCACCAGCTACGCCGACGTCTTCACCGGCGACGACCGTTGGCGTTCCCTGGACGTTCCCGACACCGACACCTTCTCCTGGGCACCGGCTTCCACCTACGTGCGCCAGCCGCCGTACTTCGACGGCATGACCCGCGATCCGGCGCCGCTGACCGACATCGCCGGCGCCCGGGTGCTGGCCAAGCTCGGCGACTCGGTCACCACCGACCACATCAGCCCGGCCGGGTCCATCCGATACGACTCACCCGCGGGAAAATACCTGTCCGAGCACGGAATCGAGCGCACGGACTTCAACTCCTATGGCTCGCGACGCGGCAACCACGAGGTGATGATCCGCGGTACCTTCGCCAACGTACGATTGCGCAACCAATTGGCACCGGACACCGAGGGCGGCTTCACCCGCGACTTCACCCAGCCGGACGGTCCGGTCAACACCATCTACGACGCGTCGGTGAACTACCTCGCCGCCGGCACTCCCCTGGTGATCCTGGCCGGCAAGGAATACGGATCCGGCTCCTCGCGCGACTGGGCCGCCAAGGGCACCGTCCTGCTCGGTGTGCGGGCGGTGTTGGCGGTGTCCTACGAGCGCATTCACCGGTCCAACCTGATCGGGATGGGGGTGCTTCCGCTGCAGTTCCCCGACGGCGCCGACGCCGAATCGCTGGGCCTGACCGGTGAAGAGACATTCGACATCACCGGGGTGACCGCACTGAGCGACAGCATTCCCGACACCGTGCAGGTGAAAGCCGGTGACATCGAATTCGATGCCACGGTGCGCATCGACACTCCCGGCGAGGCCGACTACTACCGCCACGGCGGCATCATGCAATACGTACTGCGCCAATTGCTCGACTGATGGGCATCCAAACGGGGGCGACGGTCCCGGCGACCGGGACCCGTGCGGCGATCCGCACGCTCAACCCGGGCTACTTCGCGCTGGTGATGGCCAGTGGCATGGTGTCGACCGCGATGTACCACCAGAACTCCCAGTGGGTTTCGGTGCTGCTGCTGTGGGTAACGGTGATCTCGTACCTGGTGTTGATCGTGGTATCGACGGTGCGCGTGATCGCCTTTCGGCGCGAATTCCTGGCCGATCTCTACGATTCCGGCCGCGCCTTCGGCTTCTTTACGTTCGTCTCGGCCACCAATGTGCTGGGAGCGCGGCTGGTCATCGACGGGCACAGCACTGTCGCGGTGGGCCTGCTGGCGGTCAGCACGCTGACCTGGCTGGTGCTGGGTTATCTGATTCCGTGGACCGCGGTGCTGGGGACCTCGGAGCGGCCGGTGGTGCGCCGGGCCAACGGCACGTGGTTCATCTGGGTGGTGGCCAGCCAGTCCATTGCGGTGTTGGCCGCAGTGCTCGAGGTGGAGGTGTCCCAGCCGTGGCGCCAAAGCCTGGCGCTGCTCGCGGTGGTTTCCTGGTCAATCGGAGTGTTCCTCTACGGTGCCGCCGGAATCTTTGTGGCGCTGCGGCTGTTGCTTTACCCGCTGCTCCCCGAAGACCTCGTTCCGCAGTACTGGGTGGCGATGGGAGCCACCGCGATCACCGTGCTGGCCGGTGCGCACATCGTCGAGATGGCCGAAGCGCCGATGGTGCACGCCACTCGCGGTCTCATCGCCGGAACGTCGGTGATGTTCTGGGCGTTTGGCACCTGGCTGATCCCGCCGATGATCGCGGCCGGAGTGTGGCGCCATGTCGTGCATCGTGTTCCACTGCGCTACGAAGCGCCCTGGTGGAGTGTGATCTTCCCGCTGGGCATGTATGGGGTGGGCAGTCACTACCTGGGCCAGGCCGACCAGCTGCCGATCGTCTATTTCATCGGTTCGGTCGAGAGCTGGATTGCGCTGGCCGCCTGGAGCGTTGTGTTCGTCCTGATGCTGCACCACCTGGCGGTCACCCTGGGGCCTGGGCGGAGCGCCAAGCTGACGGGCGGTAATTCAGCCGAGCCGGCCGCCGTCGGAGCCGAAGAAGTGCAAAGCAGTCACGTCGAAGCCCAGCGACAACCGGGCGCCGCGGTGCACCTCGGTGTTACCGGGAACCCGGGCGACTACTGACTGCGGGTTCTGCGGGTCATCCGTCCCGCCATACAGGTAGGTGTCGGCGCCCAGTTCCTCGACGAAGTCCACCTCGACACCGATCCCGCGATCGGCGATCTGCAGGTGCTCGGGCCGAATGCCGACAACCAGCTGCGTTGCCGCAGCGGATATTTCCGTCGGGATGCTGATGTGATGGCCGCCCAGCGACACCGCGCCGTCGACGACGGACATAGTGAACAGGTTCATCGCCGGCGATCCGATAAAACCGGCGACGAACACGTTGGCGGGCGTGCGGTAGAGCTCGCGCGGTGGGGCGCATTGCTGCAGCACCCCGTCGCGTAATACCGCGACGCGATCGCCCATCGTCATAGCCTCCACCTGATCGTGGGTGACATAGACGGTGGTGATCCCCAGCCGCCGTTGCAGTTCGGCGATCTGGTTACGGGTCTGCACCCGCAGCATGGCGTCGAGGTTCGACAGTGGCTCGTCCATCAAGAAGACCTGCGGACGACGCACGATCGCGCGGCCCATCGCGACGCGTTGGCGTTCGCCGCCGGAGAGGTCCTTGGGCTTGCGCTCCAAGAGCTCGGCCAGGCCCAGCAGCTGGGCCGCTTCAATCACCCGGGCGCGGATCTCGGCCTTAGGGATCTTGGCCACCTTCAGGGCGAAACCCATGTTCTGCGCCGCGGTCATGTGCGGATACAGGGCGTAGTTCTGGAACACCATGGCGATGTCGCGATGGCCGGGATCGGTTGCGGTGACGTCGTGATCGCCGATGTAGATCTGACCGGCGTCAACAGGCTCCAGGCCGGCCAGCATCCGCAGCGTCGTCGTCTTGCCGCAACCCGACGGCCCGACCAGCACCATGAACTCACCGTCTTCGATCGCGAGGTCGAAGGCGTCCAGGGCGGGGCGATCGGCACCCGGATAGTGCCGGGTCACCGAGTCGAAGGTCACTGAAGCCACTGTGTTCTCCTGACTACCGGCCACCGAAGCCCGTGGCCGCGATCCCGCTGACGAACGCCCGCTGGGCGATCGCGTAGATGACCACCAGCGGGGCCAACATGAGCATGGAGGCGGCCATTAGCACCGGCCATTCGGCGACGTACTCCCCTTGCATCCACACCAATCCGAGGGTCAGGGTGGCGATGCCCTTGCGCTGAATCATCAGCAGCGGCCACAGAAAGTCGTTCCAGACGTTGATCCAGGTCAGCACCGCCAGCACCATCACCGCGGGTTTGGCGT is a window from the Mycobacterium sp. SVM_VP21 genome containing:
- a CDS encoding tellurite resistance/C4-dicarboxylate transporter family protein; the encoded protein is MGIQTGATVPATGTRAAIRTLNPGYFALVMASGMVSTAMYHQNSQWVSVLLLWVTVISYLVLIVVSTVRVIAFRREFLADLYDSGRAFGFFTFVSATNVLGARLVIDGHSTVAVGLLAVSTLTWLVLGYLIPWTAVLGTSERPVVRRANGTWFIWVVASQSIAVLAAVLEVEVSQPWRQSLALLAVVSWSIGVFLYGAAGIFVALRLLLYPLLPEDLVPQYWVAMGATAITVLAGAHIVEMAEAPMVHATRGLIAGTSVMFWAFGTWLIPPMIAAGVWRHVVHRVPLRYEAPWWSVIFPLGMYGVGSHYLGQADQLPIVYFIGSVESWIALAAWSVVFVLMLHHLAVTLGPGRSAKLTGGNSAEPAAVGAEEVQSSHVEAQRQPGAAVHLGVTGNPGDY
- a CDS encoding ABC transporter ATP-binding protein, which produces MASVTFDSVTRHYPGADRPALDAFDLAIEDGEFMVLVGPSGCGKTTTLRMLAGLEPVDAGQIYIGDHDVTATDPGHRDIAMVFQNYALYPHMTAAQNMGFALKVAKIPKAEIRARVIEAAQLLGLAELLERKPKDLSGGERQRVAMGRAIVRRPQVFLMDEPLSNLDAMLRVQTRNQIAELQRRLGITTVYVTHDQVEAMTMGDRVAVLRDGVLQQCAPPRELYRTPANVFVAGFIGSPAMNLFTMSVVDGAVSLGGHHISIPTEISAAATQLVVGIRPEHLQIADRGIGVEVDFVEELGADTYLYGGTDDPQNPQSVVARVPGNTEVHRGARLSLGFDVTALHFFGSDGGRLG